The sequence TCCCTTCAAAGCTCGAACCGAGTTCTTTCTCGATCTCTTCAAGGAAGTCTTGATTTCCGAACACACTCTCTTCACGCACCGCTACTTTATAGGCTGTGTTTTTGATGATAAGATTGATCTGCCCGCCGGTGAGTTCGTATTTGGAAAGTTCTGCCATATCAAATCCCTCCTCATAATCTGCATTTTCAGGAAGCATGAACTGCCAGAGTCTGAGACGCTGTTTTTTCCCCGGCTTCTTAAATTCGATCTTATAGTTGAATCGTCTCGAAAATGCTTTATCAATATTACCAAGCAAATTGGTCGTAGCGATGAGTATACCTTCAAATTTCTCTATCTGTTCGAGGAAGATATTTTGCATTTGGTTATGCATTTTATCTGCCGAACTTCCTGTCCCTTCGCTTCTTGAACTCAAAAACTGGTCTGCTTCATTGAGCAGCAAGATAGGGTCCACTTTTGCTTTTTTGCTTAATTCTTTAAAATCATCAAATATCCTACGTACGTTCTTTTCGCTCTCCCCTACATACATAGAGAGGATCTTCGAACAGTCAAAGGAGAGTATAGGACGTTTGAGTGTTTTTGCCAAACTCATGGCTGTCATTGTTTTCCCTGTTCCTGCGGCACCGTAGAAAATGATACGCGCATCAATACCTTTACGTTTGTCTTTGATCCCCCACTCTTTGAGCTTCTTGAACACCTCTTTGTCAACCTGTTTAACAACATTATGTAAAGTCTCTCTTGTCTTAGGATGCAACACAACATCATCCAGGGTGGTTGTAGGTTTTAAGTACTCGAAAAGCTCTTGTTCCTGTACCAGTGCATCCAACTTAAGTTTGGTGACTTTTTTGCTTTTTTTGGGGTGTATAATGCGCTGCATCACCTCTTCTTGCAGGTAAAAAGAGCGGCTGACCCCACCGAACATGTTGAGTATCTCTTCATAATCGATGATATCCTCAGAGATCAGTTTTGCACCATCTTCAAGCAATGCACGGTTCTTTATCTTCTCGTACTCGTCAAAGCTGATGAGTTCTATCAACGTATTCATATCCCTGAATTGTCCTTCTCCTCCGCTATACTCCTCTTTAAGCAGTGCCAGGAATATCCGCTTCTCTTTTTCATCCAGCTCTTTCTCTTTAAAGAACTCTTCGACAACGATAGGTGTCTCTGTCATTTTGACACGTTCCTCTATACGCGTTGTCAAAAGTGTCAATTTGTTCTTCAATCGTCCTATACTGAGTGAGTTGTCTGCAAAACCTTGTTTGAATGTAGCGATCTTATGTAAAAGTGACACCATATCAAACTGATCCTGGAGATACTCAAGATGGTCTGTGTAAGGTTTGACTTCCGGAAGGAATATCTCCAGTGATCCCTCTTCGAGCAGACGCAGCAAAGAGATACTTGGTGTCACGGATGTACTGAGCAGTTCCAATGTGGATGCTTCATGTGCTTTGACCTGTCCGAAACTCACTTGTATCATCCATCCCAGGTCCAAAAGGTTTTTGATCAATCCCAGTTTTTTCAGATACTCGTACCCTTCTGATGAAAAATTCTCTTGCAGTATCTCCAGTACAGAGATCTCTTCCAGCCCTGCCACATAACGTTTACAAATATACTGTACCAAAGATGCTTCTTCTTTCGTGCATTTCAAATGTTCAAAGATCAATGTCTTCTTTACATCTTTTGTCTCAATAAAATCAATAAGGTATTTCAATGCGTGTTCCTCATAGTTAATAATTTGAGTATAACAAATATTTGCTATACTTTGAGTAATACATTAATGTGCACAAAAGGAGAACAGATGTGTCTTGCCCTGATAACGACTAAAGCACACTCTATAGCCATGGCCGAACCTCTCTGTTCAAAAGATACAAAATAAGCGATGTTCCTGTTTAAAAACCTCTTCTCAAAACCTCTCTCTGTACAACTTACCGTCACCTCGCATAACGGTTTTCACCTCAGACCCGTTGCACAGTTTGCTTCATTGGCCAAATCATTCTCCTGTCAGCTTACTGCGACCTTTAACAACAAAAGTGTCGACACCAAAAGTGTCAATACCTTACTTTCACTCTCTTTGGAGAAAGGCGATACCTTCACGTTGGTTGCTCAAGGGAAAAAGGCAGACGAGGCACTTGAAGCACTGCAGCGTCTTTTTGAAACACTGATGCAAAATGACAAAGAGATCAAACAGAGAGAAAAAGCTGTATACAGTTATGAAGGCTCTGTCATAGAAGGAGAGATCATCTCTGAGGGTATTGCCATTGCCCCTACCTACACCTACCGCACAACAGAGGTACAGCATCAAAGTGAGATGGACTTTAGTACCGCACTTTCTAAAAGTATAGAGGAACTGGAAACACTTTATCGCAACAAAGAAGAGGATGAAAATGCCGCTATCTACCTTGCACAAAAAGAACTCCTTCTCTCTCTAGGTACAGACTGTCACACTTTGAGGGAACTCGAAGAGAAAGTCGAAGAGGGATCCAAAAACCTGATAGGTACAAAACTGGATGCGAAAAAAAGTGATTATCAGGATATACTCCAACGTGTCAAAAAACATTTGGGGCTGGAGATACAAGTCACTTTTCCTGACAGCCCCTTTATACTGCTATGTGAGGACCTGCTCCCCAGCGAAATAGACCATCTGCAGCAGACAAACGTTACAGGAGTGGTCTTGAAAGAGACTTCTATCCACTCTCATACCGCTATTTTGCTCCGTGCTTCGGGTATCTCTTCTCTTATTGCAGATACGCAGAACCTTAGTGAAGGAGAGAGTGTCATACTCGATACACACGCCGGTGTGATCGTTCAAGATCCAAGTGCCAATGATCTGCAAAAAGCAAAAGAACATAGGGGAAAAGATCATGTACAAAAAGTACGTGCTGCTGAAAAACGTTTTGAACCGGCCATCACACAAAAAGGAAGACCTATCAAAGTGTTTGCCAATGCTGCAGATCCAAATACAGCAAAAACGGCAAAAGAGGAAGGTGCCGAAGGGATAGGTCTTTTGCGTTCAGAATTTTTATTCAAGGATGTCAAACCCTCTTTAGAGACACAGCAAAAAGCCTACAAAGAGATCTTTGAACTCTTTGATGATATCACCGTTCGTACACTGGATGTTGGCGGGGACAAATCCCTGCCCTATATAGAGATACCTGCTGAAGAGAACCCTTTTTTAGGAGTACGCGGGGTACGTCTATTCCAGACACATCCCGAACTTCTCGAAGAGCAGTTACATGCGATCTTCCTGGCTGCAGGAGATAAACCTATCAAGATCATGTTCCCTATGATCAGTTCGGTGGAAGAGTTCACGCAAACAAAATCCTTTGCACAGAACGTAGCCCGAAAATACCAGCTTGATATTTCACACCTTCAATTTGGCATCATGATAGAAGTACCCTCAGTACTTTTCTTGCTGGAATCATTCAATGATGTCGTAGATTTCTACTCTATCGGCACCAATGACCTTACACAGTATCTTTTTGCCATAGAGAGAACACATCCTCTGCTCAAAGCGGATGAACTCTCACCGGCACTCTTTTCTGCCATTGAGACCATTCTTCATACCGCAACCAAACCGGTAAGTATCTGTGGTGAGCTGGCGGCAAATAAAGATGCCATACCTCAGCTTTTAAACCTGGGGATGGAGACGCTCAGTGTTTCCCCCAAAAGTATCGCGCAAACAAAAGAGGAGATAAGAGATGTTTAATTTACTTCAACGCATCGGAAAAGCACTGATGACCCCTATTGCAGTACTCCCTGTAGCTGCACTTCTGCTTCGCTTGGGTTTTGGTGATATCTTTGACGGCCAGATAGCCCTCATTATGAAGAGTGCCGGAGATGCGATCTTTTCCCATCTTGATCTTCTTTTTGGTATAGGTATCGCCTATGGATTGGCAAAGAACAATGACGGTGCCGCAGCACTTTCAGGTGCGATAGGTGTACTCATCGCCAAAGCGGTCTATCTCAGCATAGACAAAGAGGTCAATATGGGTGTATTTGTCGGTATCATCATCGGTGTCATAGCCGGTACTCTTTATAACCGTTATCACACCATCAAACTGCCGGAATTTTTAGGCTTCTTTGGGGGAAAACGTTTCATCCCTATTCTCACTGCTGTCTCTGCTATAGGGGTTGGGATCCTTGCAGGGTATTTCTGGCACTTCGCGCAAAGCGGTATCGATGCATTTTCAAATACTATCATTGGATTAAAAGAGACAGGCACATTTATCTACGGCACACTCAACCGTCTTCTCATTCCGCTGGGACTGCACCATATACTCAACTCTGTGTTCTGGTTCCAGCTGGGAGAATACACATACATCAAAGAGGGTGCAGAAGTGGTGGCCAACGGTGATCTGCATCGTTTTTTTGCCGGCGATAAAACCGCGGGTGTCTATATGTCAGGGTTTTATCTCATCATGATGTTCGGTCTGCCTGCAATGGCCTATGCTATCTACCTGAACACCCCAAAAGAGTCACGTAAAAAAGTCGGTGCTATTTTGGCCGGTGTGGCATTTACCTCGTTTCTCACGGGTATCACGGAACCCTTGGAGTTTCTCTTTTTGTTCGTAGCCCCTCTGCTCTTTGTTTTACATGCACTGCTTACCGGTCTGGCACTGTCAGCAGCACAGATGTTAGACATTCACGCAGGATTCGGCTTTTCGGCAGGTTTTATAGATTATGTGATCAACTATAAACTGGCTACAAACCCCCTGCTTATCCTCCCACTGGGAGCAGTGTTCGCTCTTATCTATTTTATCACTTCCTACTACACGATCAAACTCTTTAAACTCAATATCTTTGAAGAGATGATAGAAGAGAAAACGGTCGAATCGGATGAGGAGACAAAAGCATTTATTGCTGCTTTGGGAGGAGAAGAGAATATTATTCATACCGATGCATGTATCACACGATTGCGTATGCAGGTTCATGACAGTTCGCTGCTTAGGGACGATGCCTTGATTCGCTTAGGGGCAAAAGGTGTCATCCGTCCGGATAGACGCAGTGTCCAAGTCGTATTGGGGACGAAAGCAGAGGGTATCGCAGAGAAGATAAAGACATTCTTGCAAAGAGGCTAACTATTGGTTAAGATTGTATTAGCCATATATTAACTTATAAGCATTATACTTATAGAAAAAACCTTCAGGATATATCTATGCGTACAGTTGTCTTGTTTCTCTTCTTTATACTTCTTAGCGGCTGTTCTTTAAACAGACTGTATGTCCCCGGAGAGATCAATAAAGTCACTGTTGTAGAGTATACCCCCTACATGAAACACCACCGTGCGTACTTCACAAGAACAGAATTAGAAACGATCAACGAGGATCAGAAATACCTCTACCTTTATGATAAAAAAAATAAGTACCTTGGCTTCCTGCTTCATCGTAAGAACGAATATATACTTTACAATCTCAGTAAACCCGAACAAGCAGCACTTACACTGCATACCGATCCAAAGACAAACTATACCCATATATTGAAACGTTTGAAACGTCAGGGGTTTACTCCTGTTGATTCTTTATATTCAGTGGGGGTGATCGCATCTGTAGCGCCGAGAAGATACAAGGGTGTAAAAACTCTTTTGGTTGAAGTTCAGGACTATTCACATCTCCAGGAGCTCTACAAAGATGCCATTAGAAGATACCATGCAGATGGGATCGAAAGCATTCAAACAAAGCTGCCAAAACAGCTCATCTATGAGTATTATAGACGCTACGAAAAACGGGCCCGCACACGAAAACAATTAGCACAGTTGCAGATCATCGCTCAAAAGCTACAGATCAAAACACAAGAAGAGATCTACACATATTATTTATATGAGGCACCTCTTGATACATTATCCGCATATCTTTCACAAAAAGAGACAAGAGGTGCACTCTCAAACCACCAATACAGTATGTTAAAAAGAAGAAAAAAATCCTTACAAGAAGAAAAACTCTTCAATGAAGGATCGCTTGAAGATCTCATTGCTGCATACAAAATCAATAAAGACCCAAACTACAAAAAACGTATCCTGCTGCTTATAAAAGAGAAGCAGGAAAATAAATAGGATCTACCAGCTATTTGACAGAGATAACGTTGTAGAGATTTAATTCGATCTTTGTACCTTTATTTTTCTTGCTTTGTATCTTAATAGGTATGGTCAATTCATCACACAGTTTTTTTACAATATGCAACCCTATTCCTATGCCTCTGGCTTGTTCTTTATAGTATCTGTCAAACACTTTGGAAGGATGCTTAATACCTTTTCCTGTATCCTGTATCGTTAAAGTGCTCCCTTGCAATATAATATCGACAGTACCATTGACACTATTGTATTTGCCTGCATTGCTTAAAAGATTATCCAAAATACGTGTAAATGCATCTTTGTTTGTCTCCAAAGTCGTTTTCTCTATAGCCGTTTTATATCTCACATCAGGGTAGAGTACCTCAAAATAGTGTACACGGTCCTGCACCAACTCTTTCAAGGAAAATCTTTCTGATTGTGCCGGAACCCCCTTGAGAAAAATACGCAGGTTATCCTGTAAAGAGAGTATGCTTTGGATATTGTTTTCAAGTCTCTGTATTTTTTGATTCTCCCCTATCTCTCTTTTAAAAAGTTTTAAGTTGATAAGCATAGAACTGATAGGGGTATTGAAATCATGGAGGATATCTTTTACGAACTCTTCATTGATACGAAGTGCTCTTTGCAATGGCATCAGTGAATAGATAGAGAAAAGAAGAGAGACAAATGCAGCAAAGACAGAGTAAAACCAAAATTTTCCATACAGTTTATTGGCCAACTTCTCCACTCTCTGTATATAATTTTCTTTTGAATACATGACCTTCATCAGATACTTTTCTGATGTCGGCACCTTGAAATAGCTATAAAAACCGCCATCTTGATAGAGGATGTTCTCCTCTTTGGTTTCATCCTTATCCACAAAGTCTGTTGTAAGCCCTGCACACTGTAAGGAAAAAGCACAGAGTTTCATCTCTATATGGATCTTGTCTTCTATCTCTACTTTTTTAATTTGATATTCATTCCAAAAATTAATCGCCAGTAAGACTTCTAAAAGTATCAGGAATATCAAAAAACTTTTGAAAAATGATTCTCGCTCATACTTTTTCAATCATATACCCCTTCCCGCGTATATTTTTGATCTCTATGCCTAATTTATTCTTTAATTTTGCAAGATTTACACGTAAGGCATTTGCGGTAGGCTGTTCTAAAAAGTCCATCAGTCTGTAACTCTCTACAATTTTATTTTGCGATGTGATGAGTGCATGAAAAATATTTTGCTGCACATCTCCCAATCCTATGGTCTGTCCTGATTTTTGTAACACTCTAGTCACCGGATTATACGTAATATCATTCAGATAAAGCAGTTCATCCTCTTTTTGGTATTTTCGTTTAATACGTATCAGTAGCTCTTCGGGATCAAAAGGTTTTTTGATATAGTCTTCTGCTCCGATGGCAAAACCTTTGGAAATGGAGTTGATGTCAGTAAGGGCAGTGATGTAGATAGCGGGGGTTTCATCTCCTGCATCTTTGAGTGCTGAGAGCACATCAAAACCATCGACCTCAGGGACATTCACATCTAAAATGTAGAGGTCATACTTGTGGGTGAACGTGAGGTCAAATACTTCAGGTCCACGATGTGCCACATCTATCGTATACCCTTCCAGCTCCAGGAACTCTTTCAGGCTATCGCATAAAATCTGGTCATCTTCAAGTAATAGTATTCTCATAATATTAGAGTATACAACCAGTAATATTAAGAAAATATTATAGAAGATTATTTCTTTTTCTTAGGCATTTTGAGCACAATGAGAAATGCGACCAAGATCAGACCGTAGATCACATAATAATAGATATTGTCATTCATTGGCATTAGTTTACCTCCATAATGATATCTTGGCTTTTTACGATATTCAATCGTTTGTCGATACTTTTCACATCACTCTCCTCGGAGATGATCACAGGCGTGATGATATCTTTAGCATGTTTCCGAATGTAGGAGAGATCAGCACGGATGATGGGGTCCCCTGCATTCACTTCGTCTCCTTCGTTCGCAAGGCGTTCAAAACCTTTGCCCTCAAGTGCCACAGTCTCTAAGCCGATGTGAACCATCACCTCTAGATCTTTTGTACTTTTTATACTATAGGCATGGTTCGTAGAAAATATTTTTGTGATCTTTCCCTCTATCGGTGCTGAAAACACATCAGACATAGGAATGATCGCTACACCGTCACCTACAAGTTTTTGTGAAAAGACATCATCATCCACACTTTCAAGTGCTACGACCTGTCCGTCTACAGGTGACTTTATCTCTCTTACTTTACGTTTTAAAAATCCGAACATTTCTCTACCTTTTATACTTTACTTCACCATTCACTATGGTTGATATGATACTGAAATTTTCATCAAAGATGACTATATCCGCATCATAGCCTTCTCGCAGTTCCCCTTTAGCTATACCCAGTTTGGCCGCGGGTATCTTCGTCGCAGCATTGACGATCTCAACAAGGTCCATAGAGGTGTGTTTCTTCATATTCGACAATGCTTCATTCATCTTCAGTACAGAACCTGCAAGCGTACCGTCGTCAAGTACTGCTTTACCTTCATTGACCTCAACACGCCTGCCCCCCAGATCATAGGTGCCGCACTTCATACATCCTGCCCTCATAGCATCTGTGATAAGTATCAGTTTCTCTTTTTTGACTCTCTGTACCAGTTCCAGTGTGCTCGGGTGGGTATGTACCAGATCTGCGA is a genomic window of Sulfurovum sp. XGS-02 containing:
- a CDS encoding ATP-binding protein; protein product: MKYLIDFIETKDVKKTLIFEHLKCTKEEASLVQYICKRYVAGLEEISVLEILQENFSSEGYEYLKKLGLIKNLLDLGWMIQVSFGQVKAHEASTLELLSTSVTPSISLLRLLEEGSLEIFLPEVKPYTDHLEYLQDQFDMVSLLHKIATFKQGFADNSLSIGRLKNKLTLLTTRIEERVKMTETPIVVEEFFKEKELDEKEKRIFLALLKEEYSGGEGQFRDMNTLIELISFDEYEKIKNRALLEDGAKLISEDIIDYEEILNMFGGVSRSFYLQEEVMQRIIHPKKSKKVTKLKLDALVQEQELFEYLKPTTTLDDVVLHPKTRETLHNVVKQVDKEVFKKLKEWGIKDKRKGIDARIIFYGAAGTGKTMTAMSLAKTLKRPILSFDCSKILSMYVGESEKNVRRIFDDFKELSKKAKVDPILLLNEADQFLSSRSEGTGSSADKMHNQMQNIFLEQIEKFEGILIATTNLLGNIDKAFSRRFNYKIEFKKPGKKQRLRLWQFMLPENADYEEGFDMAELSKYELTGGQINLIIKNTAYKVAVREESVFGNQDFLEEIEKELGSSFEGTKSMGFKV
- a CDS encoding HPr family phosphocarrier protein yields the protein MFLFKNLFSKPLSVQLTVTSHNGFHLRPVAQFASLAKSFSCQLTATFNNKSVDTKSVNTLLSLSLEKGDTFTLVAQGKKADEALEALQRLFETLMQNDKEIKQREKAVYSYEGSVIEGEIISEGIAIAPTYTYRTTEVQHQSEMDFSTALSKSIEELETLYRNKEEDENAAIYLAQKELLLSLGTDCHTLRELEEKVEEGSKNLIGTKLDAKKSDYQDILQRVKKHLGLEIQVTFPDSPFILLCEDLLPSEIDHLQQTNVTGVVLKETSIHSHTAILLRASGISSLIADTQNLSEGESVILDTHAGVIVQDPSANDLQKAKEHRGKDHVQKVRAAEKRFEPAITQKGRPIKVFANAADPNTAKTAKEEGAEGIGLLRSEFLFKDVKPSLETQQKAYKEIFELFDDITVRTLDVGGDKSLPYIEIPAEENPFLGVRGVRLFQTHPELLEEQLHAIFLAAGDKPIKIMFPMISSVEEFTQTKSFAQNVARKYQLDISHLQFGIMIEVPSVLFLLESFNDVVDFYSIGTNDLTQYLFAIERTHPLLKADELSPALFSAIETILHTATKPVSICGELAANKDAIPQLLNLGMETLSVSPKSIAQTKEEIRDV
- a CDS encoding PTS transporter subunit EIIC, whose translation is MFNLLQRIGKALMTPIAVLPVAALLLRLGFGDIFDGQIALIMKSAGDAIFSHLDLLFGIGIAYGLAKNNDGAAALSGAIGVLIAKAVYLSIDKEVNMGVFVGIIIGVIAGTLYNRYHTIKLPEFLGFFGGKRFIPILTAVSAIGVGILAGYFWHFAQSGIDAFSNTIIGLKETGTFIYGTLNRLLIPLGLHHILNSVFWFQLGEYTYIKEGAEVVANGDLHRFFAGDKTAGVYMSGFYLIMMFGLPAMAYAIYLNTPKESRKKVGAILAGVAFTSFLTGITEPLEFLFLFVAPLLFVLHALLTGLALSAAQMLDIHAGFGFSAGFIDYVINYKLATNPLLILPLGAVFALIYFITSYYTIKLFKLNIFEEMIEEKTVESDEETKAFIAALGGEENIIHTDACITRLRMQVHDSSLLRDDALIRLGAKGVIRPDRRSVQVVLGTKAEGIAEKIKTFLQRG
- a CDS encoding HAMP domain-containing sensor histidine kinase; its protein translation is MKKYERESFFKSFLIFLILLEVLLAINFWNEYQIKKVEIEDKIHIEMKLCAFSLQCAGLTTDFVDKDETKEENILYQDGGFYSYFKVPTSEKYLMKVMYSKENYIQRVEKLANKLYGKFWFYSVFAAFVSLLFSIYSLMPLQRALRINEEFVKDILHDFNTPISSMLINLKLFKREIGENQKIQRLENNIQSILSLQDNLRIFLKGVPAQSERFSLKELVQDRVHYFEVLYPDVRYKTAIEKTTLETNKDAFTRILDNLLSNAGKYNSVNGTVDIILQGSTLTIQDTGKGIKHPSKVFDRYYKEQARGIGIGLHIVKKLCDELTIPIKIQSKKNKGTKIELNLYNVISVK
- a CDS encoding response regulator transcription factor is translated as MRILLLEDDQILCDSLKEFLELEGYTIDVAHRGPEVFDLTFTHKYDLYILDVNVPEVDGFDVLSALKDAGDETPAIYITALTDINSISKGFAIGAEDYIKKPFDPEELLIRIKRKYQKEDELLYLNDITYNPVTRVLQKSGQTIGLGDVQQNIFHALITSQNKIVESYRLMDFLEQPTANALRVNLAKLKNKLGIEIKNIRGKGYMIEKV
- a CDS encoding PTS glucose transporter subunit IIA, with translation MFGFLKRKVREIKSPVDGQVVALESVDDDVFSQKLVGDGVAIIPMSDVFSAPIEGKITKIFSTNHAYSIKSTKDLEVMVHIGLETVALEGKGFERLANEGDEVNAGDPIIRADLSYIRKHAKDIITPVIISEESDVKSIDKRLNIVKSQDIIMEVN